A region from the Enterobacter roggenkampii genome encodes:
- the mdtC gene encoding multidrug efflux RND transporter permease subunit MdtC: MKFFALFIYRPVATILISLAITLCGVLGFRLLPVAPLPQVDFPVIMVSASLPGASPETMASSVATPLERSLGRIAGVNEMTSSSSLGSTRIILEFSFDRDINGAARDVQAAINAAQSLLPSGMPSRPTYRKANPSDAPIMILTLTSDTYSQGQLYDFASTQLAQTISQINGVGDVSVGGSSLPAVRVGLNPQALFNQGVSLDDVRSAISNANVRKPQGAIEDNSHRWQIHTNDELKTAAEYQPLIIHYNNGAAVRLSDVASVTDSVQDVRNAGMTNAKPAILLMIRKLPEANIIETVNSIRARLPELQETIPAAIDLQIAQDRSPTIRASLEEVEQTLVISVALVILVVFLFLRSGRATLIPAVAVPVSLIGTFAAMYLCGFSLNNLSLMALTIATGFVVDDAIVVLENISRHLEAGVKPLQAALQGTREVGFTVLSMSLSLVAVFLPLLLMGGLPGRLLREFAVTLSVAIGISLIISLTLTPMMCGWMLKRSKPHSQPRRKGFGRVLMAMQEGYGKSLKWVLNHTRLVGLVLIGTIVLNVWLYITIPKTFFPEQDTGVLMGGIQADQSISFQAMRGKLQDFMKIIREDKAVDNVTGFTGGSRVNSGMMFITLKPRGERNETAQQVIDRLRVKLAKEPGANLFLMAVQDIRVGGRQANASYQYTLLSDDLAALREWEPKIRKALAALPQLADVNSDQQDNGAEMALTYDRETMSRLGINVEAANSLLNNAFGQREISTIYQPMNQYKVVMEVDPRYTQDISALDKMFVINNDGKAIPLSYFASWQPANAPLSVNHQGLSAASTISFNLPAGSSLSEASDAINRAMTQLGVPSTVRGSFAGTAQVFQETMNSQVILILAAIATVYIVLGVLYESYVHPLTILSTLPSAGVGALLALELFGAPFSLIALIGIMLLIGIVKKNAIMMVDFALDAQRNGNLSPEEAIFQACLLRFRPIMMTTLAALFGALPLVISGGDGSELRQPLGITIVGGLVMSQLLTLYTTPVVYLFFDRLRLRFSRKNRETVNG, from the coding sequence GTGAAGTTTTTCGCCCTCTTCATTTATCGCCCGGTGGCGACGATTCTCATCTCGCTCGCCATTACCCTCTGCGGCGTGCTGGGCTTCCGGCTGCTGCCGGTGGCCCCCCTGCCGCAGGTGGACTTCCCGGTGATCATGGTCAGCGCCTCGCTGCCGGGCGCCTCGCCGGAAACCATGGCCTCGTCCGTTGCCACGCCGCTGGAGCGTTCGCTCGGGCGGATTGCGGGGGTCAACGAGATGACCTCCAGCAGCTCGCTGGGCAGCACGCGCATTATTCTGGAATTCAGCTTCGACCGGGATATCAACGGCGCGGCGCGCGACGTGCAGGCGGCCATTAACGCTGCACAGAGCCTGCTGCCGAGCGGGATGCCGAGCCGCCCGACCTACCGCAAGGCCAACCCGTCCGATGCGCCGATCATGATCCTGACGCTGACCTCGGATACGTACTCGCAGGGGCAGCTGTACGACTTTGCGTCCACCCAGCTGGCGCAGACCATCTCACAAATTAACGGCGTCGGGGACGTGAGCGTCGGCGGGAGTTCCCTGCCCGCGGTGCGCGTGGGGTTAAACCCGCAGGCGCTGTTCAACCAGGGCGTGTCGCTGGACGACGTGCGCTCCGCCATCAGCAACGCCAACGTACGCAAACCGCAGGGGGCGATTGAGGACAACAGCCACCGCTGGCAGATCCACACCAACGACGAGCTGAAAACCGCGGCGGAATATCAGCCGCTCATTATTCACTACAACAACGGCGCGGCGGTGCGCTTAAGCGACGTGGCCAGCGTCACCGACTCGGTGCAGGACGTACGCAACGCCGGGATGACCAACGCCAAGCCGGCGATTCTGCTGATGATCCGCAAGCTGCCGGAAGCGAACATTATCGAGACGGTGAACAGCATTCGCGCCCGTCTCCCGGAGCTGCAGGAGACCATCCCGGCAGCAATCGATCTGCAAATTGCCCAGGATCGCTCCCCGACCATTCGCGCCTCGCTGGAAGAGGTGGAGCAAACGCTGGTGATTTCCGTCGCGCTGGTGATCCTGGTGGTGTTCCTGTTCCTGCGATCCGGCCGCGCGACGCTGATCCCGGCGGTGGCCGTGCCGGTCTCGCTGATCGGCACCTTTGCCGCCATGTACCTGTGCGGGTTTAGCCTCAACAACCTGTCGCTGATGGCCCTGACGATTGCCACCGGCTTCGTGGTGGATGACGCCATCGTGGTGCTGGAAAACATTTCCCGCCATCTGGAAGCGGGCGTGAAGCCGCTGCAGGCCGCGCTGCAGGGCACGCGCGAGGTGGGCTTTACGGTGCTCTCCATGAGCCTGTCGCTGGTGGCGGTCTTTCTGCCGCTGCTGCTGATGGGCGGGCTGCCGGGCAGGCTGCTGCGCGAGTTTGCCGTCACCCTGTCGGTGGCCATCGGCATTTCGCTGATTATCTCGCTGACGCTCACGCCGATGATGTGCGGCTGGATGCTCAAGCGCAGCAAGCCGCACTCGCAGCCGCGCCGCAAAGGCTTTGGCCGCGTGCTGATGGCGATGCAGGAGGGCTACGGCAAATCGCTGAAGTGGGTGCTGAACCACACAAGGCTGGTCGGCCTGGTGCTGATCGGCACCATCGTGCTCAACGTGTGGCTGTATATTACCATCCCGAAAACTTTCTTCCCGGAGCAGGATACCGGCGTGCTGATGGGCGGCATTCAGGCGGACCAGAGCATTTCCTTCCAGGCGATGCGCGGCAAGCTGCAGGACTTTATGAAGATCATTCGTGAAGACAAAGCCGTGGATAACGTTACCGGCTTTACCGGCGGGTCGCGCGTCAACAGCGGGATGATGTTTATTACCCTGAAACCGCGCGGCGAGCGCAACGAAACCGCCCAGCAGGTGATTGACCGCCTGCGGGTGAAGCTCGCCAAAGAGCCCGGAGCCAACCTGTTTTTGATGGCCGTTCAGGATATCCGCGTCGGCGGGCGACAGGCGAACGCCAGCTATCAGTACACGTTACTCTCGGACGACTTAGCCGCCCTGCGCGAGTGGGAGCCGAAGATCCGCAAGGCGCTGGCCGCCCTGCCCCAACTGGCGGACGTAAACTCCGATCAGCAGGACAACGGCGCCGAGATGGCCCTGACCTACGACCGTGAAACCATGTCGCGGCTGGGCATTAACGTTGAAGCCGCCAACAGCCTGCTGAACAACGCCTTCGGCCAGCGCGAGATCTCCACCATCTACCAGCCGATGAACCAGTACAAGGTGGTGATGGAGGTTGACCCGCGCTACACCCAGGACATCAGCGCCCTGGACAAAATGTTTGTGATTAACAACGACGGCAAGGCGATTCCGCTCTCGTACTTTGCCAGCTGGCAGCCCGCCAACGCGCCGCTGTCGGTGAACCACCAGGGGCTGTCGGCGGCGTCGACCATCTCCTTTAACCTGCCCGCCGGTTCGTCACTTTCCGAGGCCAGCGACGCAATCAACCGCGCGATGACGCAGCTTGGCGTACCGTCCACCGTGCGCGGCAGCTTTGCCGGGACCGCGCAAGTATTCCAGGAGACGATGAACTCGCAGGTGATTTTAATACTGGCCGCCATCGCTACGGTCTATATTGTGCTGGGCGTGCTGTATGAAAGCTACGTGCACCCGCTGACCATCCTCTCGACGCTGCCGTCGGCGGGCGTGGGGGCACTGCTGGCCCTGGAGCTGTTCGGCGCGCCGTTCAGCCTTATCGCACTCATCGGGATCATGCTGCTGATCGGCATCGTGAAGAAAAACGCCATCATGATGGTGGACTTCGCGCTGGACGCCCAGCGCAACGGCAACCTCTCGCCGGAAGAGGCCATCTTCCAGGCCTGCCTGCTGCGCTTCCGTCCGATCATGATGACCACCCTGGCGGCGCTGTTTGGCGCGCTGCCGCTGGTGATCTCGGGCGGCGACGGTTCCGAACTGCGCCAGCCGCTGGGGATCACCATTGTCGGCGGCCTGGTGATGAGCCAGCTGCTGACGCTGTACACCACGCCGGTGGTCTATCTGTTCTTCGACCGCCTGCGGCTGCGCTTTTCACGTAAAAACAGAGAAACGGTAAACGGGTAA
- a CDS encoding MFS transporter encodes MTELPSNVRWQLWIVAFGFFMQSLDTTIVNTALPSMAKSLGESPLHMHMVIVSYVLTVAVMLPASGWLADKVGVRNIFFTAIVLFTSGSLFCAQANTLDQLVMARVLQGIGGAMMVPVGRLTVMKIVPREQYMAAMTFVTLPGQVGPLLGPALGGMLVEYASWHWIFLINLPVGIIGAIATLTLMPNYKMQTRRFDFFGFILLAAGMATLTLALDGQKGLGISTLMLGLLVVIGISTIAGYLWHARGNDQALFSLNLFKNPTYRLGLFGSFAGRVGSGMLPFMTPVFLQIGMGFSPFHAGLMMIPMVLGSMGMKRMVVQVVNRFGYRHVLVAATLGLALVSLLFMAVALMGWYYVLPLVLFCQGVINSMRFSSMNTLTLKDLPDDLASSGNSLLSMIMQLSMSVGVTIAGLLLGMYGQHHLSVDTPVAHQVFMYTYLSMAVIIALPAFIFARVPDDTSKNVVIRRGKRSGS; translated from the coding sequence ATGACAGAGCTTCCCAGCAACGTTCGCTGGCAATTATGGATAGTCGCCTTCGGCTTCTTTATGCAGTCGCTGGATACGACCATCGTCAACACCGCCCTCCCCTCCATGGCGAAAAGCCTCGGGGAGAGCCCGCTGCATATGCACATGGTGATTGTCTCCTACGTGCTGACGGTTGCCGTGATGCTGCCCGCCAGCGGCTGGCTGGCCGATAAGGTCGGCGTGCGGAATATCTTCTTTACCGCCATCGTGCTGTTTACCTCCGGCTCGCTATTTTGCGCGCAGGCCAACACCCTCGACCAGCTGGTCATGGCGCGCGTGCTGCAGGGCATCGGCGGGGCGATGATGGTGCCCGTCGGGCGACTAACGGTGATGAAGATTGTGCCGCGTGAGCAGTACATGGCGGCGATGACCTTTGTCACCCTGCCCGGTCAGGTGGGGCCGCTGCTTGGGCCTGCGCTGGGCGGTATGCTGGTGGAGTACGCCTCCTGGCACTGGATCTTCTTAATCAATCTTCCTGTTGGCATCATCGGCGCCATCGCCACCCTGACGCTGATGCCGAACTACAAAATGCAGACCCGGCGCTTTGATTTCTTCGGCTTTATTCTGCTGGCGGCGGGCATGGCCACGCTTACCCTGGCACTCGACGGGCAAAAGGGGCTGGGGATTTCGACCCTGATGCTCGGGTTGCTGGTGGTTATCGGCATTTCCACCATTGCAGGGTATTTGTGGCATGCTCGCGGCAATGACCAGGCGCTGTTCAGCCTGAACTTGTTTAAAAACCCTACCTACCGTCTCGGGCTGTTCGGCAGCTTTGCCGGACGCGTCGGCAGCGGCATGCTGCCGTTTATGACGCCCGTTTTTCTGCAAATTGGCATGGGCTTTTCGCCATTCCACGCGGGCCTGATGATGATCCCAATGGTGCTCGGCAGCATGGGGATGAAGCGGATGGTGGTGCAGGTGGTGAACCGCTTTGGCTACCGTCACGTGCTGGTGGCCGCCACGCTGGGGCTGGCGCTGGTCAGCCTGCTGTTTATGGCCGTGGCGCTGATGGGCTGGTACTACGTCCTGCCGCTGGTGCTGTTCTGCCAGGGGGTCATCAACTCCATGCGCTTCTCGTCGATGAATACCCTGACGCTGAAGGACCTGCCGGACGATCTGGCGAGCAGCGGCAACAGCCTGCTGTCGATGATTATGCAGCTCTCCATGAGCGTGGGCGTGACGATCGCGGGGTTGCTGCTCGGCATGTACGGCCAGCACCATCTCAGCGTCGACACGCCGGTGGCGCATCAGGTCTTTATGTATACCTACCTCAGCATGGCGGTCATCATCGCCCTGCCCGCGTTCATCTTCGCCCGCGTGCCGGATGATACCAGCAAGAACGTCGTGATTAGGCGCGGCAAAAGGAGTGGCTCATGA
- the baeS gene encoding two-component system sensor histidine kinase BaeS, whose protein sequence is MKFWRPGITGKLFLAIFATCIVLLITMHWAVRVSFERGFIDYIKHGNEQRLQGLSDALSEQYAQHGNWRFLRNNDRFIFQILRSLEHDTGDDRPGPGMPPHGWRTQFWVIDQDMRPLVGPRAPIPPDGTRRAIKVNNATVGWVIASPVERLTRNTDINFDRQQRRTSWLIVALSTLLAALATFPLARGLLAPVKRLVEGTHKLAAGDFTTRVDTRSQDELGKLAQDFNQLASTLEKNQQMRRDFMADISHELRTPLAVLRGELEAIQDGVRQFTPESVASLQAEVGTLTKLVDDLHQLSMSDEGALAYQKAPVDVINVLEVASGAFRERFASRNLKIDLSLPDSAVVFGDKDRLMQLFNNLLENSLRYTDSGGGLHISGRQEYGRFALTFADSAPGVQDAQLEKLFERFYRTEGSRNRASGGSGLGLAICVNIVEAHNGTIRAAHSPFGGVSITVELPLERDLSREV, encoded by the coding sequence ATGAAATTCTGGCGTCCGGGTATTACCGGCAAGCTCTTTCTGGCGATTTTTGCCACCTGTATCGTTTTGCTGATCACCATGCACTGGGCGGTGCGGGTCAGCTTTGAGCGCGGCTTTATTGATTACATCAAGCATGGCAATGAGCAGCGTTTGCAGGGCTTAAGCGATGCGCTGAGTGAACAGTACGCCCAGCACGGCAACTGGCGTTTTCTGCGCAATAATGACCGCTTTATTTTCCAGATTCTGCGCTCGCTGGAGCACGATACCGGTGACGACCGTCCGGGCCCGGGCATGCCGCCGCACGGCTGGCGCACCCAGTTCTGGGTGATCGACCAGGACATGCGCCCCCTGGTTGGCCCGCGCGCGCCGATACCGCCGGACGGCACCCGTCGGGCGATTAAAGTGAATAACGCGACCGTAGGCTGGGTGATCGCCTCGCCGGTGGAGCGCCTGACGCGCAACACCGACATCAACTTTGACCGCCAGCAGCGCCGGACCAGCTGGCTGATTGTCGCCCTCTCCACGCTGCTCGCCGCGCTCGCCACCTTCCCGCTGGCGCGCGGTCTGCTCGCCCCGGTGAAACGGCTGGTGGAGGGCACGCACAAGCTGGCCGCCGGGGATTTCACCACCCGCGTCGATACCCGCAGCCAGGACGAACTGGGCAAGCTGGCGCAGGACTTTAACCAGCTCGCCAGCACCCTGGAGAAGAACCAGCAGATGCGCCGCGACTTTATGGCCGACATTTCACACGAGCTGCGTACGCCGCTGGCGGTGCTGCGCGGCGAGCTCGAAGCCATTCAGGACGGCGTGCGCCAGTTTACGCCCGAATCGGTGGCTTCCCTGCAGGCGGAGGTGGGCACGCTCACCAAGCTGGTGGACGATCTCCACCAGCTCTCCATGTCCGACGAAGGCGCGCTGGCCTACCAGAAGGCGCCCGTAGACGTCATTAACGTGCTGGAAGTGGCGAGCGGTGCCTTCCGCGAGCGCTTTGCCAGCCGCAACCTGAAAATCGACCTCTCCCTGCCGGACAGCGCGGTGGTGTTTGGCGACAAAGATCGGCTGATGCAGCTGTTCAACAACCTGCTGGAAAACAGCCTGCGCTACACCGACAGCGGCGGCGGGCTGCATATCTCCGGCAGACAGGAATACGGGCGCTTCGCCCTCACCTTCGCGGATTCCGCACCGGGCGTGCAGGACGCGCAGCTGGAAAAACTGTTCGAGCGCTTTTACCGTACCGAAGGCTCCCGCAACCGCGCCAGCGGCGGCTCCGGCCTGGGGCTGGCGATTTGCGTTAACATCGTCGAGGCGCATAATGGCACGATCCGCGCCGCCCATTCGCCTTTTGGCGGGGTTAGCATTACAGTAGAGTTACCTCTGGAACGGGATTTATCGAGAGAAGTATGA
- the baeR gene encoding two-component system response regulator BaeR, with the protein MTELPIDENTPRILIVEDEPKLGQLLIDYLRAASYAPSLIGHGDQVLPYVRQTPPDLILLDLMLPGVDGLTLCREIRRFSDVPIVMVTAKIEEIDRLLGLEIGADDYICKPYSPREVVARVKTILRRCRPQRELQVLDAESPLIVDESRFQASWRGKLLDLTPAEFRLLKTLSHEPGKVFSREQLLNHLYDDYRVVTDRTIDSHIKNLRRKLEALDAEQSFIRAVYGVGYRWEADACRIA; encoded by the coding sequence ATGACCGAGTTACCGATTGACGAAAACACGCCGCGCATTTTGATCGTCGAAGACGAACCCAAGCTGGGACAGCTGCTGATCGACTATTTACGCGCGGCAAGCTATGCCCCGTCACTGATCGGCCACGGCGACCAGGTGCTGCCCTACGTGCGCCAGACCCCGCCGGACCTGATCCTGCTGGATTTAATGCTGCCAGGGGTTGATGGATTGACCCTGTGCCGGGAAATTCGTCGCTTCTCCGACGTGCCGATCGTCATGGTGACCGCCAAAATTGAAGAGATTGACCGCCTGCTGGGGCTCGAAATCGGCGCTGACGATTATATCTGCAAACCCTACAGCCCGCGTGAGGTGGTCGCCCGCGTGAAAACCATTCTGCGCCGCTGCAGGCCGCAGCGCGAGCTTCAGGTGCTGGACGCCGAAAGTCCGCTGATTGTGGATGAAAGCCGCTTCCAGGCGAGCTGGCGCGGCAAGCTGCTGGACCTGACGCCTGCTGAGTTCCGCCTGCTGAAAACCCTCTCCCACGAGCCGGGAAAAGTCTTCTCCCGCGAACAGCTGCTGAACCATCTGTATGACGATTACCGCGTGGTGACCGACCGCACCATCGACAGCCACATCAAAAACCTGCGCCGCAAGCTGGAGGCGCTGGACGCCGAGCAGTCGTTTATCCGCGCGGTGTATGGCGTGGGGTATCGCTGGGAAGCGGATGCGTGCAGGATTGCCTAG
- the yegQ gene encoding tRNA 5-hydroxyuridine modification protein YegQ: MFKPELLSPAGTLQNMRYAFAYGADAVYAGQPRYSLRVRNNEFNHENLQLGINEAHALGKKFYVVVNIAPHNAKLKTFIRDLKPVVDMGPDALIMSDPGLIMLVRENFPEMDIHLSVQANAVNWATVKFWKQMGLTRVILSRELSLEEIEEIRTQVPDMEIEIFVHGALCMAYSGRCLLSGYINKRDPNQGTCTNACRWEYNVQEGKEDDIGNIVHKHEPIPVTNVEPTLGIGAPTDSVFMIEEAKRPGEYMTAFEDEHGTYIMNSKDLRAIAHVERLTQMGVHSLKIEGRTKSYYYCARTAQVYRKAIDDAAAGKPFDTSLLETLEGLAHRGYTEGFLRRHTHDDYQNYEHGYSVSERQQFVGDFTGERKGALAAVAVKNKFTKGDSLELMTPQGNMNFTLEHLENGKGEAIEVAPGDGHTVWLPVPEEVELKFALLMRNFNGESTRNPHGK, translated from the coding sequence ATGTTTAAACCGGAACTCCTTTCCCCGGCGGGAACGCTGCAAAATATGCGTTACGCTTTCGCCTATGGCGCCGACGCCGTGTATGCGGGCCAGCCGCGCTACTCGCTGCGCGTGCGTAACAACGAATTCAACCACGAGAACCTGCAGCTCGGCATCAACGAGGCGCACGCTCTGGGTAAAAAATTCTACGTGGTGGTCAACATCGCGCCGCACAACGCCAAGCTGAAAACGTTCATCCGTGACCTGAAGCCGGTGGTGGATATGGGGCCGGACGCGCTGATCATGTCGGACCCGGGTTTAATCATGCTGGTTCGGGAGAACTTCCCGGAGATGGATATTCACCTCTCCGTACAGGCTAACGCCGTCAACTGGGCAACGGTTAAATTCTGGAAGCAGATGGGGCTGACCCGCGTCATCCTGTCCCGCGAGCTTTCGCTGGAAGAGATCGAAGAGATCCGCACCCAGGTGCCGGATATGGAAATCGAAATCTTTGTCCACGGCGCGCTGTGCATGGCCTACTCCGGCCGCTGCCTGCTCTCCGGCTATATCAACAAGCGCGACCCGAACCAGGGCACCTGCACCAACGCCTGCCGCTGGGAATATAACGTCCAGGAAGGCAAAGAGGACGACATCGGCAACATCGTCCACAAGCATGAGCCGATCCCGGTGACTAACGTCGAGCCTACGCTGGGCATCGGCGCGCCAACCGACAGCGTGTTTATGATTGAAGAAGCCAAGCGTCCGGGCGAGTACATGACCGCCTTTGAAGACGAGCACGGCACCTACATCATGAACTCGAAAGATCTGCGCGCCATCGCCCACGTCGAGCGCCTGACCCAGATGGGCGTGCACTCCCTGAAGATTGAAGGCCGCACCAAATCCTATTACTACTGCGCGCGTACCGCGCAGGTGTATCGTAAAGCCATCGACGATGCGGCCGCCGGTAAACCGTTCGATACCAGCCTGCTGGAAACGCTGGAAGGTCTGGCGCATCGCGGCTATACCGAAGGCTTCCTGCGCCGTCACACCCACGACGACTACCAGAACTACGAGCACGGCTACTCCGTTTCCGAGCGCCAGCAGTTTGTCGGTGACTTCACCGGCGAGCGCAAAGGCGCGCTGGCGGCCGTCGCGGTAAAAAACAAGTTTACCAAAGGCGACAGCCTGGAGCTGATGACCCCGCAGGGCAACATGAACTTCACGCTGGAGCATCTGGAAAACGGCAAAGGCGAAGCGATTGAGGTCGCGCCGGGCGACGGGCACACCGTCTGGCTGCCGGTTCCGGAAGAGGTGGAGCTGAAGTTCGCACTGCTGATGCGTAACTTCAACGGTGAAAGCACCCGAAACCCACACGGCAAATAG
- a CDS encoding DUF523 domain-containing protein, with the protein MMNKILVSACLMGFRVRYNGSEKARMNEQLARWQQEQRLVIHCPELAAGLPVPRPPAEIMSADGKNVMLGQARIMENTGQDVTAHYQLAAWLALRAAQASGCSAALLTDGSPTCGSEFIYDGSFRGIQKAGRGVAASLLAENGIAVFSEKQIDELIAWIEEREGKK; encoded by the coding sequence ATGATGAATAAAATTTTGGTAAGCGCTTGCCTGATGGGATTCAGGGTCCGTTATAACGGAAGTGAAAAAGCGCGAATGAATGAGCAACTCGCTCGCTGGCAACAGGAACAACGTCTGGTTATCCACTGCCCAGAGCTTGCAGCCGGGTTGCCTGTGCCTCGTCCACCGGCAGAGATTATGTCTGCTGATGGGAAAAACGTGATGCTCGGGCAAGCCAGAATTATGGAAAATACCGGGCAGGATGTGACCGCACATTATCAGCTTGCAGCCTGGCTCGCGCTACGCGCTGCTCAGGCGTCGGGGTGTAGCGCTGCATTGTTAACCGATGGCAGCCCAACGTGCGGCAGTGAGTTTATTTATGACGGATCGTTTCGCGGTATACAGAAAGCGGGGAGGGGGGTTGCTGCGTCGTTGCTCGCTGAGAATGGGATCGCCGTGTTCTCAGAGAAGCAAATCGACGAACTCATTGCCTGGATTGAGGAGAGAGAAGGCAAAAAATAA
- the yegS gene encoding lipid kinase YegS produces MATYPDSLLILNGKSAGNDLLRQAIQGLRDDGARIHVRVTWEKGDAARYINEALGLGVETIISGGGDGTINEIASALIGLPPADRPVMGVLPLGTANDFATSAGIPEALEKALQLAILGKATAVDIAQVNDKTCFINMATGGFGTRITSETPEKLKAALGGVSYLIHGLMRMDTLKPDRCEIRGEDFQWQGDALVIGIGNGRQAGGGQQLCPEALINDGQLQLRIFTGDGLLPALFTTLTQPEESPNIIDGKSAWFEVNAPHGMTFNLDGEPLSGTQFRIEVLPGALQCRLPPDCVLLR; encoded by the coding sequence ATGGCAACCTATCCAGACAGTTTATTGATTCTCAACGGCAAAAGTGCAGGCAACGATCTGCTGCGTCAGGCCATTCAGGGTTTGCGTGACGACGGCGCGCGCATCCACGTCAGAGTAACATGGGAAAAAGGCGACGCGGCACGCTATATCAATGAAGCCCTCGGGCTTGGCGTTGAGACCATCATTTCCGGCGGCGGCGATGGCACCATCAATGAGATCGCGTCAGCGCTGATCGGCCTGCCCCCGGCAGACCGCCCGGTGATGGGTGTTTTACCGCTCGGCACCGCCAATGATTTTGCCACCAGCGCCGGGATCCCCGAGGCGTTAGAGAAAGCGCTTCAGCTGGCGATCCTCGGTAAAGCGACCGCGGTAGATATTGCGCAGGTGAATGACAAAACCTGCTTTATCAATATGGCCACCGGCGGGTTCGGCACGCGCATCACCAGCGAAACGCCGGAAAAACTGAAGGCGGCGCTGGGCGGCGTGTCGTATCTGATCCACGGTCTGATGCGCATGGATACCCTCAAGCCTGACCGCTGCGAAATTCGCGGCGAGGATTTTCAGTGGCAGGGCGACGCGCTGGTGATTGGCATCGGTAATGGTCGTCAGGCCGGCGGCGGGCAGCAGCTGTGCCCGGAGGCGCTGATCAATGACGGTCAGCTACAGCTGCGGATTTTCACGGGCGACGGCCTGCTGCCCGCGCTGTTTACCACGCTGACGCAGCCGGAAGAGAGTCCGAATATCATTGACGGGAAATCCGCATGGTTTGAGGTAAATGCCCCGCACGGGATGACCTTTAACCTCGACGGGGAACCGCTCAGCGGGACGCAGTTCCGCATTGAAGTGTTGCCCGGCGCGCTGCAGTGTCGGTTGCCGCCGGACTGTGTGCTTTTGCGCTGA
- the fbaB gene encoding class I fructose-bisphosphate aldolase: MTDIAQLLGKDADSLLQHRCMTIPADQLYLPGHDYVDRVMVDNNRPPAVLRNMQTLYNTGRLGGTGYLSILPVDQGVEHSAGASFAANPLYFDPKNIVELAIEAGCNCVASTYGVLASVSRRYAHRIPFLVKLNHNETLSYPTEYDQTLYASVEQAFNMGAVAVGATIYFGSEQSRRQIEEISAAFERAHELGMVTVLWAYLRNSAFKKDGVDYHVSADLTGQANHLAATIGADIVKQKMAENNGGYKAVNFGYTDDRVYSKLTSDNPIDLVRYQLANCYMGRAGLINSGGAAGGDTDLSDAVRTAVINKRAGGMGLILGRKAFKKSMADGVKLINAVQDVYLDSKVTIA, encoded by the coding sequence ATGACTGATATTGCGCAGTTGCTTGGCAAAGACGCCGACAGCCTTTTACAGCATCGTTGTATGACCATTCCAGCCGACCAGCTTTACCTGCCTGGTCATGACTACGTTGACCGCGTGATGGTCGATAACAACCGTCCGCCTGCCGTGCTAAGAAATATGCAGACGCTCTATAACACCGGGCGGCTCGGCGGCACCGGATATCTCTCTATTCTGCCGGTAGACCAGGGCGTTGAGCACTCGGCGGGCGCCTCCTTCGCGGCGAATCCGCTCTATTTCGATCCGAAGAACATTGTTGAGCTGGCGATTGAAGCGGGCTGTAACTGCGTGGCGTCCACCTACGGCGTGCTGGCCTCCGTCTCGCGTCGCTATGCCCACCGCATTCCGTTCCTCGTGAAGCTGAACCACAATGAAACCCTGAGCTACCCCACCGAATATGACCAGACGCTCTATGCCAGCGTCGAGCAGGCGTTCAATATGGGGGCGGTTGCCGTTGGGGCGACCATCTATTTCGGCTCAGAACAGTCTCGTCGTCAGATTGAAGAGATCTCTGCGGCGTTTGAGCGCGCGCACGAGCTGGGTATGGTGACCGTGCTGTGGGCGTACCTGCGCAACTCGGCCTTCAAAAAAGACGGCGTGGATTACCACGTGTCGGCTGACCTGACCGGCCAGGCGAACCATCTGGCGGCGACCATTGGCGCGGATATCGTGAAGCAGAAAATGGCCGAGAATAATGGCGGATATAAAGCAGTGAACTTTGGTTACACCGATGACCGCGTTTACAGCAAACTGACCAGCGATAACCCGATCGACCTGGTGCGCTACCAGCTGGCGAACTGCTACATGGGCCGCGCAGGGCTGATTAACTCCGGCGGCGCGGCGGGCGGCGATACTGACCTGTCAGACGCGGTACGTACGGCGGTTATCAACAAACGCGCGGGCGGCATGGGGCTGATCCTTGGCCGTAAGGCGTTTAAGAAATCGATGGCTGACGGCGTGAAGCTGATCAATGCAGTACAGGACGTTTATCTGGACAGCAAAGTCACGATTGCCTGA